A genomic region of Mycobacterium senriense contains the following coding sequences:
- the eccB gene encoding type VII secretion protein EccB produces the protein MAEESRGQRGSGYGLGLSTRTQVTGYQFLARRTAMALTRWRVRMEVEPGRRQNLAVVASISAALVICLGALLYSFISPAGQVGDSPIIADRDSGALYVRVGEKLYPALNLASARLITGRPDNPHLVKSNQIASLPRGPMVGIPGAPSSFHPTSPDASSWLVCDTVANSTGAGAPSGVTVTVINGTPDLSNHRRVLTGSDAVVLNYGGDPWVIRDGRRSRIDGSNRSVLLPLGLTPEQVSMAKPMSRALYDALPVGPELTVPQIQNAGAGASFPNAPGPIGTVIVTPQISGPQQYSLVLADGVQTLPPLVAQILQNAGPGNTKPVTVEPSALAKMPVVNKLDLSSYPDAPLNVMDIRENPATCWWWQKTSGENRARVQVISGASLPVEQKDVSKVVSLVKADTTGREADQVFFGPDYANFVAVTGNDPGAKTTESLWWLTDAGARFGVDDTREVREALGLKATKPGLAPWVALRLLPQGPTLSRADALVEHDTLPMDMSPGELAVPK, from the coding sequence GTGGCGGAAGAGAGTCGCGGGCAGCGCGGGTCGGGGTACGGCCTCGGGTTGTCGACCCGGACCCAGGTGACCGGCTACCAGTTCCTGGCGCGCCGGACCGCGATGGCCCTGACCCGGTGGCGCGTCCGCATGGAGGTGGAGCCGGGACGGCGTCAGAACCTGGCGGTGGTGGCATCGATCTCCGCCGCGCTGGTGATCTGCCTCGGGGCGCTGCTCTACTCCTTCATCAGCCCGGCCGGCCAGGTAGGGGATTCGCCGATCATCGCCGACCGCGACTCGGGCGCCCTGTACGTTCGCGTCGGCGAGAAGCTGTACCCGGCGTTGAACCTGGCGTCGGCCCGCCTGATCACCGGTCGCCCGGACAACCCGCACCTGGTCAAGTCCAACCAGATCGCCAGCCTGCCGCGCGGTCCGATGGTGGGCATCCCGGGTGCACCGTCCAGCTTCCACCCGACCAGCCCGGACGCCTCGTCCTGGTTGGTCTGCGACACCGTGGCGAACTCGACCGGCGCCGGGGCGCCGTCCGGTGTGACCGTGACGGTGATCAACGGCACCCCCGATCTGAGCAACCACCGGCGGGTGCTGACGGGGTCGGACGCGGTGGTGCTGAATTACGGCGGGGACCCCTGGGTGATCCGGGACGGACGTCGTTCACGCATCGACGGGTCGAACCGTTCGGTGTTGCTGCCGTTGGGTCTCACCCCGGAGCAGGTCAGCATGGCCAAGCCGATGAGCCGCGCCCTGTACGACGCGTTGCCGGTGGGTCCGGAACTGACCGTGCCGCAGATCCAGAATGCCGGCGCCGGGGCGTCCTTCCCGAATGCGCCGGGCCCGATCGGCACGGTGATCGTCACCCCGCAAATCAGTGGGCCGCAACAGTATTCATTGGTGTTGGCCGACGGTGTGCAGACGCTGCCGCCGTTGGTCGCCCAGATCCTGCAGAACGCCGGGCCGGGCAACACCAAGCCGGTGACCGTGGAGCCTTCCGCTCTGGCGAAGATGCCGGTGGTCAACAAGCTGGACCTGTCGTCCTACCCGGACGCGCCCCTGAACGTGATGGACATTCGCGAGAACCCGGCGACCTGCTGGTGGTGGCAGAAGACCTCCGGTGAGAACCGGGCCCGCGTCCAGGTCATCTCCGGCGCGTCCCTTCCGGTCGAGCAGAAGGACGTCAGCAAGGTGGTGTCGCTGGTCAAGGCCGACACCACCGGCCGCGAAGCCGACCAGGTCTTCTTCGGCCCCGACTACGCGAACTTCGTGGCCGTGACCGGAAACGACCCCGGAGCAAAGACGACCGAATCGTTGTGGTGGCTCACGGATGCGGGTGCGCGGTTCGGCGTCGACGACACGCGCGAGGTACGAGAAGCGTTGGGCCTGAAGGCGACGAAACCAGGCCTGGCACCGTGGGTGGCGTTGCGGTTGTTGCCGCAGGGGCCGACGTTGTCGCGGGCGGATGCGCTGGTGGAGCACGACACGCTACCGATGGATATGTCACCAGGAGAGTTGGCGGTACCGAAGTGA
- a CDS encoding nuclear transport factor 2 family protein, translating to MTLSADQRAALSDLVHRYAANVDDREFDAVAILFAADAELVAPAPPADLLPIHSHRGRDAITAAVGAVAAVARTEHAIIGEVYDAAAQPGTARGRIACVAHHWNERDAELVDVAWHLRYDDEYVLTDAGWRISRRALTVHAIEVRPVRRVLPHDPA from the coding sequence ATGACGCTGTCAGCCGACCAGCGGGCCGCGCTCAGCGATCTGGTGCACCGATATGCCGCCAACGTCGATGATCGCGAATTCGATGCTGTTGCAATCCTTTTCGCCGCCGACGCGGAATTGGTGGCGCCGGCGCCGCCGGCCGATCTGTTGCCGATCCATTCGCATCGCGGCCGCGACGCCATCACCGCAGCGGTCGGGGCCGTCGCCGCCGTCGCGCGCACCGAGCACGCGATCATCGGTGAGGTGTACGACGCGGCCGCGCAACCCGGCACCGCGCGCGGGCGGATCGCGTGCGTCGCGCACCACTGGAATGAGCGTGACGCCGAGTTGGTGGACGTGGCGTGGCACCTGCGCTACGACGACGAGTATGTGCTGACCGACGCGGGCTGGCGGATCAGCCGCCGGGCACTGACGGTCCACGCCATCGAGGTCCGCCCGGTCCGCCGGGTGCTGCCGCACGACCCTGCCTAG
- the eccCa gene encoding type VII secretion protein EccCa has product MKRGFARPTPEKPPVIKPENIVLPTPLSIPPPEGKPWWLIVVGVVVVGLLIGMVAMTFASGSHVFGGAGSIFPIFMIGGVAMMMFGGRFGGQQQMSRPKLDSMRAQFMLMLDMLRETAHESADSMDANYRWFHPAPTTLAAAVGSSRMWERKPDGKDLNFGVVRVGVGMTRPEVTWGEPQNMPTDIELEPVTGKALQEFGRYQSVVYNLPKMISVLVEPWYSLAGDREQAVGLMRAIICQLAFSHGPDHMRMIVVSSNLDQWDWVKWLPHFGDPRRQDAAGNARMVYSSVREFAAEQAELFAGRGSFTPRHASSSAQTPTPHTVIIADAVDPQWEYVISGEGVDGVTFFDLTGSAMWSAVPERTLRFDEKGVIEALPRDRDTWMVIDEKPWFFALTDHISTVEAEEFAQKLARWRLAEAYEEIGQRVAHIGARDIMAYYGIDDPGRIDFEALWGSRNDSMGRSRLRAPFGVRSDNGELLFLDMKSLDEGGDGPHGVMSGTTGSGKSTLVRTVIESLMLSHPPDELQFVLADLKGGSAVKPFAGVPHVSRIITDLEEDQALMERFLDALWGEIARRKAICDSAGVDDAKEYNSVRSRMRARGQDMAPLPMLVVVIDEFYEWFRIMPTAVDVLDSIGRQGRAYWIHLMMASQTIESRAEKLMENMGYRLVLKARTAGAAQAAGVPNAVNLPAKAGLGYFRRSLEDITRFQAEFLWRDYFPRGLTDDGDEAPALVHSIDYVRPQLFTNSFTPLEVSVGGPDVTAPALPTDGDPLPIEAAEDDDSEGIRTPKVGTVIIDQLRKIDFQPYRLWQPPLSQPVAIDELVNRFLGRPWQQDYGTAQDLVFPIGIIDRPFKHDQPPWTVDTSGPGANVLILGAGGSGKTTALQTLICSAALTHTPEQIQFYCLAYSSTALTTVARLPHVGEVAGPTDPYGVRRTVAELLALVRERKRSFLEYGIASMEVFRRRKFGNEPGPVPNDGFGDVYLVVDNYRALAEENEVLIEQVNVIINQGPSFGVHVVVTADRESELRPPVRSGFGSRVELRLAAVEDAKLVRSRFAKDVPVKPGRGMVAVNYVRLDADPQSGLHTLVARPALASTPDNRFESDSIVEAVSRITSAQAPPVRRLPATFGVEQLRELAAQDTRQGVGAGGIAWAISELDLSPVYLNFAENAHLMVTGRRECGRTTTLATIMSEIGRLYAPGASSAPPPPPGQPSAQVWLVDPRRQLLTTLGPDYVEKFAYNLDGVQAMMGELAAALAGREPPPGLSAEELLSRNWWSGPEIFLIVDDIQQLPAGFDSPLHKAAPWVTRAADVGLHVIVTRTFGGWSSAGSDPMLRALAQANAPLLVMDADPDEGFIRGKMKGGPLPRGRGLLMAEDTGVFVQVAATEFRK; this is encoded by the coding sequence GTGAAACGTGGATTTGCGCGGCCGACGCCGGAGAAGCCTCCGGTAATCAAGCCGGAGAACATCGTGCTTCCGACGCCGTTGAGCATCCCGCCGCCGGAAGGCAAGCCCTGGTGGCTGATCGTGGTCGGCGTCGTGGTGGTCGGCCTGCTGATCGGTATGGTCGCCATGACCTTCGCCAGCGGTTCGCACGTGTTCGGCGGCGCCGGATCGATCTTCCCGATCTTCATGATCGGTGGCGTCGCCATGATGATGTTCGGCGGCCGGTTCGGCGGCCAGCAGCAGATGAGCCGGCCCAAGCTGGACTCGATGCGCGCCCAGTTCATGCTGATGCTGGACATGCTGCGCGAGACCGCCCACGAGTCGGCCGACAGCATGGACGCCAACTACCGGTGGTTCCACCCGGCGCCCACCACGCTGGCCGCCGCGGTCGGGTCGTCGCGGATGTGGGAACGCAAGCCCGACGGCAAAGACCTCAACTTCGGCGTGGTCCGCGTCGGCGTCGGTATGACGCGCCCCGAGGTGACCTGGGGTGAGCCCCAGAACATGCCGACCGACATCGAGCTGGAGCCGGTGACCGGTAAGGCGCTTCAGGAATTCGGGCGCTACCAAAGCGTCGTCTACAACCTGCCCAAGATGATCTCGGTGCTGGTCGAGCCCTGGTACTCGCTGGCCGGAGATCGCGAGCAGGCGGTGGGACTGATGCGGGCGATCATCTGCCAGCTGGCGTTCTCGCACGGGCCCGACCACATGCGCATGATCGTGGTCAGTTCGAACCTGGACCAATGGGACTGGGTGAAGTGGCTGCCGCACTTCGGTGACCCGCGCCGCCAGGACGCCGCCGGCAACGCGCGGATGGTCTACAGCTCGGTGCGCGAGTTCGCCGCCGAGCAGGCCGAATTGTTCGCCGGCCGTGGCTCTTTCACGCCCCGGCACGCTAGTTCGTCGGCCCAGACGCCTACCCCGCACACCGTGATCATCGCCGACGCCGTCGACCCGCAATGGGAGTACGTGATCAGCGGCGAGGGCGTCGACGGGGTGACGTTCTTCGACCTGACCGGTTCCGCGATGTGGAGCGCCGTCCCGGAGCGCACGCTGCGGTTCGACGAGAAGGGTGTGATCGAGGCGCTGCCCCGCGACCGTGACACCTGGATGGTCATCGACGAGAAGCCCTGGTTCTTCGCCCTCACCGACCACATCAGCACCGTCGAGGCCGAGGAGTTCGCGCAGAAGCTGGCGCGCTGGCGGCTCGCCGAGGCGTACGAGGAGATCGGCCAGCGGGTGGCGCACATCGGCGCCCGAGACATCATGGCCTACTACGGAATCGACGATCCGGGCCGCATCGATTTCGAGGCGCTGTGGGGCAGCCGCAACGACTCGATGGGCAGGTCCCGGTTGCGCGCGCCGTTCGGCGTCCGTTCCGACAACGGCGAGCTGCTGTTCCTGGACATGAAGTCGCTGGACGAAGGCGGCGACGGCCCGCACGGCGTCATGTCCGGTACGACCGGTTCGGGTAAATCGACCCTGGTGCGAACCGTGATCGAGTCGCTGATGCTCAGCCACCCGCCCGACGAGCTGCAGTTCGTGCTGGCCGACCTCAAGGGTGGGTCGGCGGTCAAGCCATTCGCCGGCGTGCCGCACGTATCTCGCATCATCACCGACCTGGAAGAAGACCAGGCGTTGATGGAGCGCTTCCTGGACGCGCTGTGGGGTGAGATCGCCCGCCGCAAGGCGATCTGCGACAGCGCCGGTGTCGACGACGCCAAGGAATACAACTCGGTGCGCAGCCGGATGCGGGCACGCGGCCAGGACATGGCGCCGCTGCCGATGCTCGTGGTCGTCATCGACGAGTTCTACGAGTGGTTCCGCATCATGCCGACCGCGGTCGACGTCCTCGACTCCATCGGCCGTCAGGGTCGCGCGTACTGGATCCACCTGATGATGGCGTCGCAGACCATCGAGAGCCGCGCCGAAAAGCTCATGGAGAACATGGGTTACCGGTTGGTGCTGAAGGCGCGCACCGCCGGTGCGGCGCAGGCGGCCGGTGTGCCGAACGCGGTCAACCTGCCCGCGAAGGCCGGTCTGGGTTACTTCCGCCGCAGCCTGGAAGACATCACCCGGTTCCAGGCCGAATTCCTGTGGCGGGACTACTTCCCGCGCGGCCTCACCGACGACGGAGACGAAGCGCCGGCGCTGGTGCACAGCATCGACTACGTCCGTCCGCAACTGTTCACCAACTCGTTCACCCCGCTGGAAGTCAGCGTCGGGGGACCGGACGTCACCGCTCCCGCCCTCCCCACCGACGGCGACCCGCTTCCGATCGAGGCGGCCGAGGACGACGACTCCGAAGGAATCCGGACGCCCAAGGTCGGCACGGTCATCATCGACCAGCTGCGCAAGATCGACTTCCAGCCGTACCGGCTGTGGCAGCCGCCGCTGAGCCAGCCCGTCGCGATCGACGAATTGGTGAACCGGTTCCTCGGCCGCCCCTGGCAGCAGGACTACGGCACCGCGCAGGATCTGGTCTTCCCGATCGGGATCATCGACCGTCCCTTCAAGCACGACCAGCCGCCATGGACGGTCGACACGTCGGGCCCCGGTGCCAACGTTCTGATTCTGGGTGCCGGTGGTTCGGGTAAGACGACCGCGCTGCAGACCCTGATCTGCTCGGCGGCGCTGACCCACACGCCCGAGCAGATCCAGTTCTACTGCCTGGCCTACAGCAGCACCGCGCTGACCACGGTCGCCCGGCTGCCCCATGTCGGCGAGGTGGCCGGCCCGACCGACCCGTACGGCGTTCGCCGCACGGTGGCCGAGCTGCTGGCGCTGGTGCGGGAGCGCAAGCGCAGCTTCCTCGAGTACGGGATCGCCTCGATGGAGGTGTTCCGGCGGCGCAAGTTCGGCAACGAGCCCGGCCCGGTCCCCAACGACGGCTTCGGCGACGTCTACCTGGTGGTGGACAACTATCGGGCGCTGGCCGAAGAGAACGAGGTGCTGATCGAGCAGGTCAACGTGATCATCAACCAGGGCCCCTCGTTCGGGGTGCACGTGGTGGTCACCGCCGATCGCGAATCGGAGCTGCGGCCGCCGGTGCGCAGCGGTTTCGGCTCCCGGGTCGAGCTGCGGCTGGCCGCCGTGGAAGACGCGAAGCTGGTGCGTTCGCGCTTCGCCAAGGACGTGCCCGTCAAGCCGGGTCGCGGCATGGTGGCGGTCAACTATGTCCGCCTCGATGCCGACCCGCAGTCCGGTCTGCACACGCTGGTGGCGCGTCCCGCGCTGGCCAGCACGCCTGACAACCGATTCGAGTCCGACAGCATCGTCGAAGCCGTCAGCCGCATCACGAGCGCTCAGGCTCCGCCGGTGCGCCGGCTGCCGGCGACCTTCGGGGTGGAACAGCTCCGCGAGCTCGCCGCGCAGGACACCCGCCAGGGCGTCGGTGCGGGCGGAATCGCTTGGGCCATCTCGGAATTGGACCTGTCCCCGGTGTATCTCAACTTCGCCGAGAACGCGCACCTGATGGTGACCGGCCGTCGCGAATGTGGGCGTACCACGACGCTGGCCACGATCATGTCCGAGATCGGGCGGTTGTACGCGCCGGGCGCGAGCAGCGCACCGCCACCGCCGCCGGGGCAGCCCTCGGCCCAGGTGTGGCTGGTGGACCCGCGTCGTCAGCTGCTGACCACGCTCGGCCCCGACTACGTGGAGAAGTTCGCGTACAACCTCGACGGCGTGCAGGCGATGATGGGCGAACTGGCGGCGGCCCTGGCCGGCCGCGAGCCGCCGCCGGGCCTGTCCGCCGAAGAGCTGCTGTCGCGGAACTGGTGGAGTGGGCCGGAGATCTTCCTGATCGTCGACGACATCCAGCAGCTGCCGGCAGGCTTCGACTCGCCGTTGCACAAGGCCGCGCCGTGGGTGACCCGGGCCGCCGACGTCGGCCTGCACGTGATCGTCACGCGGACGTTCGGTGGTTGGTCCTCGGCCGGCAGCGACCCGATGTTGCGGGCACTGGCTCAGGCGAACGCGCCGCTGCTGGTGATGGACGCCGACCCCGACGAGGGCTTCATCCGCGGCAAGATGAAGGGCGGTCCGCTGCCCCGTGGCCGAGGCCTGTTGATGGCCGAGGACACCGGGGTGTTCGTTCAGGTCGCAGCGACCGAGTTCCGCAAGTAA
- a CDS encoding LLM class F420-dependent oxidoreductase, which yields MKVSVVAPVADGVTANPDWMVAFARHLEACGFESIVVVEHTVLLTRYDSVYPYDDSGRVGLTPDCPIPDPLDLLAFLGGQTSRLGLATGVLVLPNHHPVVLAKRAATVDALSGGRLRLCVGVGWLKEELAACDVDFGSRGRRADEQLAVMRELWGQRSGGASFAGEFFNFEDVMCYPKPVTAEGLPIHIGGHSRAAARRAGRLGDGFQPLGVTGPRLASLIALMRDEAAASGRDPAALEVSLGHAVAKIDAERAAALADQGADRLVLAMPPTTDIDQAKDLLSACAQRLSLNA from the coding sequence ATGAAGGTCTCAGTCGTGGCCCCGGTCGCCGACGGTGTCACTGCGAACCCCGATTGGATGGTGGCCTTCGCGCGCCACCTCGAAGCCTGCGGGTTCGAGTCGATCGTCGTCGTCGAGCACACCGTATTGCTCACCCGCTACGACAGCGTCTACCCCTACGACGACTCGGGACGCGTCGGACTAACGCCGGACTGCCCCATCCCGGATCCGCTTGACCTGCTTGCGTTTCTGGGCGGCCAGACCAGCCGCCTGGGTCTGGCCACCGGCGTGCTGGTCCTGCCCAACCACCACCCGGTGGTGCTGGCCAAGCGGGCCGCGACCGTCGACGCCCTGTCCGGCGGCAGGTTGCGCCTTTGTGTGGGCGTCGGCTGGCTGAAGGAGGAGCTGGCCGCCTGCGATGTGGATTTCGGCAGCCGGGGCCGACGGGCCGACGAGCAGCTGGCCGTGATGCGGGAGTTGTGGGGTCAGCGGTCCGGCGGGGCGTCGTTCGCGGGCGAATTCTTCAACTTCGAGGATGTCATGTGCTACCCGAAACCCGTTACGGCGGAAGGCCTTCCGATTCACATTGGCGGGCACAGCCGAGCCGCCGCGCGCCGTGCCGGACGCCTCGGCGACGGCTTCCAGCCGCTCGGGGTGACGGGGCCTCGTCTCGCGTCGCTGATCGCGCTCATGCGCGACGAGGCGGCGGCGTCAGGCCGTGATCCGGCGGCGCTCGAGGTGTCGCTGGGCCATGCCGTCGCCAAGATCGATGCCGAGCGCGCGGCCGCCCTCGCCGATCAGGGCGCCGACCGTCTGGTGCTGGCCATGCCGCCGACAACCGATATCGATCAGGCCAAAGACCTTTTGTCGGCGTGTGCGCAACGGCTGTCCCTGAACGCATGA
- a CDS encoding molybdopterin-dependent oxidoreductase, translating into MAVGTPLTIKPDYRNEIHTAEDVIDVEHYGGGFDLTRRATAPKLRIGRDRWFNLLWLIPIGFAVLIAGIAVGKGLHNVPAVQSFIHRYPGSDSAGVPPGLPAWIGWTHFFNLFMMMFIIRTGIQILCDHPRLYFSRNATPGKDEWLRVGPPVPDDELWTANADTVALPPQLGLPGFRHSIGLARWWHLGIDVLWLVNGAVFYVLLFATGQWRHIVPMSWDVFPNAASVAIQYLSLDWPTDNGWVAYNGLQLLSYFTTVFIAAPAALITGLGMSPALSQRVHWLSKRLSIQHARSLHFVVLVYFLFFILVHVTMVLTTSALRNLNHMFASRDDNSWIGFGIFAAAMVVTAIAWVWATPFTIRHPRVVQRVGYALVGPFQRMLEQLDPKPGAFTEKDISPHHWRNGRLPETVEYKELERDDFKDWRLRVYGLVEHPMEFSLEDLMALPYHEQISQHFCIQAWSGVAKWGGVQMKTIMDIVKPLPEAKWAVFYSMGLGATGGIYYNAHHIGQMDHHMTMLAYNMNDQQLPYMHGRPLRLRNELQHGFKLVKWIKGIEFVADYHDIGSGYGGYSEDHKYFGRHQTL; encoded by the coding sequence CTGGCAGTCGGCACGCCGCTGACGATTAAGCCGGACTACCGCAACGAGATACACACCGCCGAAGACGTCATCGATGTGGAGCACTACGGTGGCGGCTTCGATCTCACCAGGCGGGCCACCGCCCCGAAGCTGCGCATCGGCCGCGACCGATGGTTCAACCTGCTGTGGTTGATCCCGATCGGGTTTGCCGTGCTGATCGCCGGGATCGCGGTTGGCAAAGGCCTGCACAACGTGCCGGCGGTGCAGTCGTTCATCCACCGGTACCCCGGATCGGACAGCGCCGGCGTGCCCCCAGGCCTGCCGGCGTGGATCGGCTGGACGCACTTTTTCAACCTCTTCATGATGATGTTCATCATCAGGACGGGGATCCAGATCCTCTGCGACCATCCCCGGCTTTACTTCAGCCGCAATGCCACCCCGGGTAAGGACGAGTGGCTGCGGGTGGGTCCGCCGGTTCCGGACGATGAGCTGTGGACCGCCAACGCCGACACGGTCGCCCTGCCACCGCAGCTGGGGCTGCCCGGCTTCCGGCACTCCATCGGCCTGGCCCGCTGGTGGCATCTGGGCATCGACGTGTTGTGGCTCGTCAACGGGGCCGTCTTCTACGTGCTGTTGTTCGCCACCGGTCAGTGGCGCCACATCGTGCCGATGAGCTGGGACGTCTTCCCGAACGCGGCGTCGGTGGCCATTCAGTACCTGTCGCTGGACTGGCCGACCGACAACGGCTGGGTCGCCTACAACGGCCTGCAGCTGCTGTCCTACTTCACCACCGTCTTCATCGCCGCCCCGGCCGCGCTGATCACCGGTCTGGGCATGTCGCCCGCGCTGTCCCAGCGGGTGCACTGGCTCAGCAAGCGGCTGAGCATCCAGCATGCGCGGTCGCTGCACTTCGTGGTGCTCGTCTACTTCCTGTTCTTCATCCTGGTGCACGTCACCATGGTCCTGACGACCAGCGCGCTACGAAACCTCAACCACATGTTCGCCTCCCGCGATGACAACAGCTGGATCGGTTTCGGCATCTTCGCCGCGGCCATGGTGGTGACCGCGATCGCATGGGTGTGGGCCACTCCCTTCACCATTCGCCATCCCCGAGTGGTGCAGCGGGTCGGCTACGCGCTGGTGGGTCCCTTCCAGCGGATGCTCGAGCAGCTGGACCCCAAGCCCGGCGCCTTCACCGAAAAGGACATCTCGCCCCACCACTGGCGCAACGGGCGCCTGCCGGAGACCGTCGAGTACAAAGAGCTGGAGCGCGACGACTTCAAGGACTGGCGGCTGCGCGTCTACGGTCTGGTCGAACACCCGATGGAATTCTCGCTCGAGGACCTGATGGCGCTGCCCTACCACGAGCAGATCAGCCAGCACTTCTGCATCCAGGCGTGGTCGGGCGTCGCCAAATGGGGTGGCGTGCAGATGAAAACGATCATGGACATCGTCAAACCGCTCCCCGAGGCGAAATGGGCGGTCTTCTATTCGATGGGGCTGGGCGCCACGGGCGGCATCTACTACAACGCCCACCACATCGGCCAGATGGACCACCATATGACGATGCTGGCCTACAACATGAATGACCAGCAGCTCCCCTATATGCACGGCAGACCGTTGCGGCTGCGCAACGAATTGCAGCACGGTTTCAAACTGGTGAAGTGGATCAAGGGCATCGAGTTCGTCGCCGACTACCACGACATCGGCAGCGGTTATGGCGGCTACAGCGAAGACCACAAGTACTTCGGGCGTCACCAGACACTCTGA
- the malQ gene encoding 4-alpha-glucanotransferase, which translates to MTELAPSLIELARRYGIATEYEDWTGRRVRVSETTLKAVLGALGVEADNEQERNVALTAKLRAHWARRLPATIVGRTGEPIRFWAHVTHGDPAEVWLQLEDGTVRGGVEQVDNFTPPFDLDGRWVGEASFLLPAHLPLGYHRVHLRSGDSETSTALIVTPDWLGLPERLGARRAWGLAAQLYSVRSRQSWGIGDLTDLTDLALWSASRHGADYLLVNPLHAAAPTKPMEPSPYLPTSRRFVNPIYLHVEAIPEFADLTKRSRVRRLRSEVQHRAARVDAIDRDSAWAAKRAALKLLHEEPRSAGRELSYTAFRDREGRALDDFATWCALAEKYGADWHSWPEALQHPDASGVVDFVKKHSDTVDFHRWLQWQLDEQLAAAQSQAIRAGMALGVMHDLAVGVHPNGADAWALQDVMALGVTAGAPPDEFNQLGQDWSQPPWRPDRLDEHEYRPFRALIRAVLRHAGGVRIDHIIGLFRLWWIPRGTSPTEGTYVRYDHEAMIGIVALEAHRASAVVVGEDLGTVEPWVRDYLLLRGLLGTSILWFELDRDGSGGPLPAERWREYCLSSVTTHDLPPTAGYLAGDHVRLRDSLGLLTRPVADELESDRTELAAWMAELRRVGLLEEGEEDPEQVVLALYRYLGRTPSRLLGVALTDAVGDRRTQNQPGTTDEYPNWRVPLTGPDGSAVLLEDVFTDPRTATLAEAVRAAIAPVAAESATRQSPSRVPC; encoded by the coding sequence ATGACTGAACTCGCACCGTCGCTGATCGAACTCGCCCGGAGGTACGGCATCGCGACGGAGTACGAGGACTGGACCGGCCGGCGGGTGCGGGTCTCCGAGACCACGCTGAAGGCCGTGCTGGGTGCTCTCGGCGTCGAGGCCGACAACGAGCAGGAGCGCAACGTCGCGCTGACCGCGAAGCTGCGGGCGCATTGGGCGCGCCGGTTGCCGGCGACCATCGTCGGGCGTACCGGCGAGCCGATCCGGTTCTGGGCGCATGTCACCCACGGCGATCCCGCCGAGGTGTGGTTGCAGCTCGAAGACGGCACGGTGCGCGGCGGTGTCGAACAGGTCGACAACTTCACCCCGCCGTTCGACCTGGACGGCCGCTGGGTGGGCGAGGCCAGCTTTCTGCTGCCCGCCCATCTGCCGCTGGGCTATCACCGGGTGCACCTGCGCTCCGGCGACTCCGAGACCAGCACCGCACTGATCGTCACGCCGGACTGGCTGGGGTTACCGGAGCGGCTCGGCGCCCGGCGCGCGTGGGGCCTGGCGGCTCAGCTCTACAGCGTGCGGTCGCGACAGTCGTGGGGCATCGGCGACCTGACCGATCTGACCGACCTGGCGTTGTGGTCGGCATCGCGCCACGGCGCCGACTATCTCCTGGTCAATCCCCTGCACGCGGCCGCCCCGACCAAGCCGATGGAGCCGTCGCCGTACCTGCCGACATCGCGCCGCTTCGTCAACCCGATTTATCTTCACGTGGAGGCAATCCCCGAGTTCGCCGACCTGACCAAGCGCAGCCGGGTCCGCAGGCTGCGCTCCGAGGTGCAGCACCGCGCCGCCCGCGTCGACGCCATCGACCGCGACAGTGCGTGGGCGGCCAAACGGGCAGCGCTCAAGCTGCTGCACGAGGAACCGCGGTCGGCGGGACGGGAGCTGTCCTACACCGCGTTCCGCGACCGGGAGGGCCGCGCGCTGGACGACTTCGCCACCTGGTGCGCGCTGGCCGAGAAGTATGGCGCCGACTGGCACTCCTGGCCCGAGGCGCTACAGCACCCGGACGCGTCCGGGGTTGTGGATTTCGTCAAAAAGCATTCGGACACAGTCGATTTCCACCGCTGGCTGCAGTGGCAGCTCGACGAGCAGCTGGCCGCGGCGCAGTCACAGGCGATCCGGGCCGGCATGGCGCTGGGCGTCATGCACGACCTGGCCGTCGGCGTGCATCCCAATGGCGCCGACGCCTGGGCGCTGCAGGACGTGATGGCGCTGGGCGTCACGGCGGGCGCGCCGCCGGACGAGTTCAATCAGCTCGGCCAGGACTGGTCCCAACCGCCCTGGCGGCCAGACCGATTGGACGAACACGAATATCGGCCGTTTCGCGCGCTGATCCGCGCGGTGCTGCGGCACGCCGGCGGCGTGCGCATCGACCACATCATCGGCTTGTTCCGGCTCTGGTGGATCCCGCGGGGCACCTCACCCACTGAGGGCACCTACGTGCGGTACGACCACGAAGCCATGATCGGAATCGTCGCGCTGGAAGCGCACCGCGCCAGCGCGGTCGTCGTCGGGGAGGACCTCGGCACGGTCGAGCCGTGGGTGCGCGACTACCTCTTGTTACGGGGCCTGCTGGGCACCTCGATCCTCTGGTTCGAGCTGGACCGCGACGGTAGCGGCGGCCCGCTCCCGGCCGAGCGCTGGCGCGAGTACTGCCTGTCCTCGGTCACCACGCACGACCTGCCGCCGACCGCCGGCTATCTGGCGGGTGATCATGTGCGGCTGCGCGATTCGCTGGGACTGCTGACCCGTCCCGTCGCCGACGAGCTCGAATCCGACCGGACGGAGCTGGCGGCTTGGATGGCCGAGCTGCGTCGCGTCGGGTTGCTCGAGGAGGGCGAGGAGGACCCCGAGCAGGTCGTGCTGGCGCTGTACCGCTACCTGGGCAGGACGCCGTCGCGGCTGCTGGGCGTGGCGCTGACCGACGCCGTGGGTGACCGCCGGACCCAGAATCAGCCCGGCACCACCGACGAATACCCCAACTGGCGGGTGCCGCTGACGGGCCCCGACGGGAGCGCGGTGCTGCTCGAGGACGTGTTCACCGATCCGCGCACCGCCACGCTCGCCGAAGCCGTGCGCGCCGCGATCGCGCCCGTCGCCGCCGAAAGCGCGACCCGCCAGTCACCGAGTCGGGTGCCTTGTTAG